The following coding sequences lie in one Equus asinus isolate D_3611 breed Donkey chromosome 1, EquAss-T2T_v2, whole genome shotgun sequence genomic window:
- the KBTBD2 gene encoding kelch repeat and BTB domain-containing protein 2 — MSTQDERQINTEYAVSLLEQLKLFYEQQLFTDIVLIVEGTEFPCHKMVLATCSSYFRAMFMSGLSESKQTHVHLRNVDAATLQIIITYAYTGNLAMNDSTVEQLYETACFLQVEDVLQRCREYLIKKINAENCVRLLSFADLFSCEELKQSAKRMVEHKFTAVYHQEAFMQLSHDLLIDILSSDNLNVEKEETVREAAMLWLEYNTESRSQYLSSVLSQIRIDALSEVTQRAWFQGLPPNDKSVVVQGLYKSMPKFFKPRLGMTKEEMMIFIEASSENPCSLYSSVCYSPQAEKVYKLCSPPADLHKVGTVVTPDNDIYIAGGQVPLKNTKTNHSKTSKLQTAFRTVNCFYWFDAQQNTWFPKTPMLFVRIKPSLVCCEGYIYAIGGDSVGGELNRRTVERYDTEKDEWTMVSPLPCAWQWSAAVVVHDCIYVMTLNLMYCYFPRSDSWVEMAMRQTSRSFASAAAFGDKIFYIGGLHIATNSGIRLPSGTVDGSSVTVEIYDVNKNEWKMAANIPAKRYSDPCVRAVVISNSLCVFMRETHLNERAKYVTYQYDLELDRWSLRQHISERVLWDLGRDFRCTVGKLYPSCLEESPWKPPTYLFSPDGTEEFELDGEMVALPPV, encoded by the exons AGCCATGTTCATGAGTGGACTAAGTGAAAGCAAACAGACACACGTACACCTGAGGAATGTGGATGCAGCCACCTTACAGATAATAATAACTTACGCATACACGGGTAACTTGGCAATGAATGACAGCACTGTAGAACAGCTTTATGAAACAGCTTGCTTTCTGCAG GTAGAAGATGTGTTGCAACGTTGTCgagaatatttaattaaaaaaattaatgcagaGAATTGTGTTCGACTGTTGAGTTTTGCTGATCTGTTCAGTTGTGAGGAATTAAAACAAAGTGCTAAAAGAATGGTGGAACACAAGTTCACTGCTGTGTATCACCAGGAAGCGTTCATGCAGCTGTCACATGACCTACTGATAGACATTCTCAGTAGTGACAATTTAAATGTAGAAAAGGAGGAGACAGTTCGCGAAGCTGCTATGCTGTGGCTAGAGTACAACACAGAATCACGATCCCAGTATTTGTCTTCAGTTCTTAGCCAAATCAGAATTGATGCACTTTCAGAAGTAACACAGAGAGCTTGGTTTCAAGGTCTGCCACCCAATGATAAGTCTGTGGTGGTTCAAGGTCTGTATAAGTCCATGCCCAAGTTTTTCAAACCAAGACTTGGAATGACTAAAGAGGAGATGATGATTTTCATTGAAGCATCTTCGGAAAATCCTTGTAGTCTTTACTCTTCTGTCTGTTACAGCCCCCAAGCAGAAAAAGTTTACAAGCTGTGCAGCCCCCCAGCTGATTTGCATAAGGTTGGGACTGTTGTAACTCCCGATAATGATATCTATATAGCAGGTGGTCAAGTTCctctgaaaaacacaaaaacaaatcaCAGTAAAACAAGCAAACTTCAGACTGCCTTCAGAACTGTGAATTGCTTTTATTGGTTTGATGCACAGCAAAATACTTGGTTTCCAAAGACTCCAATGCTTTTCGTCCGCATAAAGCCATCTTTGGTTTGCTGTGAAGGCTATATCTATGCAATTGGAGGAGATAGTGTAGGTGGAGAACTTAATCGGAGGACCGTAGAAAGATATGACACTGAGAAGGATGAGTGGACAATGGTAAGCCCTTTACCTTGTGCTTGGCAGTGGAGTGCAGCAGTTGTGGTTCATGACTGCATTTATGTGATGACACTGAACCTCATGTACTGTTATTTTCCAAGGTCTGATTCATGGGTAGAAATGGCCATGAGACAGACTAGCAGGTCTTTTGCTTCAGCTGCAGCTTTTGGTGATAAAATTTTCTATATTGGAGGGTTGCACATTGCTACCAATTCTGGCATAAGACTCCCCTCTGGCACTGTAGATGGGTCTTCAGTAACTGTGGAAATTTATGATGTGAATAAAAATGAGTGGAAAATGGCAGCCAACATCCCTGCTAAGAGGTACTCGGACCCCTGTGTTAGAGCTGTTGTAATCTCaaattctctgtgtgtgtttatgcGAGAAACCCACTTAAATGAGAGAGCTAAGTATGTCACCTACCAATATGATCTGGAACTTGACCGGTGGTCTCTGCGGCAGCATATATCTGAACGTGTACTGTGGGACCTAGGGAGAGATTTTCGATGCACTGTGGGGAAGCTGTATCCATCCTGCCTTGAAGAATCTCCATGGAAACCACCAACGTATCTTTTTTCACCGGATGGGACAGAGGAGTTTGAACTGGATGGAGAAATGGTTGCACTACCACCTGTCTAG